From Limisphaerales bacterium, one genomic window encodes:
- the alr gene encoding alanine racemase: MNALRGNLAWLRHRVGAGGSILTVVKADAYGHGLRQIAALLMQAGTDIFGVANLNEARDIRAVGRGWPVVMLGACLPDEVERAVKDNVMPTLSTADEARRFSRTAKKLKRTVDAHIKIDTGMGRLGVSPKHAAELIETIARLDNLNAVGLYSHFASAESDAAFSRHQRGQFNRLVKQLAAAGHNFDYVHMNNSAGLLHEPDSIYNLTRPGLLVYGVLPHGRRRVTATMKRNLRPALAWKCRVSLVKEIAKGTPLSYGRSFVAPQKMRVATLTMGYGDGYLCSVAGNANVLVGGKLCPVLGRVTMDQMLVDVSKIKTAKPGDEAVLIGRQGKQEITAHQLADWAGTIPLEVLTGIAYRVPRVYRGGQAA, encoded by the coding sequence TTGAACGCGTTGCGCGGGAATCTCGCGTGGCTACGGCATCGCGTGGGCGCGGGTGGGAGCATCTTGACCGTGGTCAAGGCCGACGCCTACGGGCACGGGCTGCGCCAGATTGCCGCGTTATTGATGCAAGCGGGCACGGATATTTTTGGCGTGGCGAATCTCAATGAGGCCCGCGACATCCGTGCGGTGGGCCGCGGGTGGCCGGTTGTAATGCTCGGCGCGTGTTTACCGGATGAAGTGGAGCGCGCGGTGAAGGATAATGTCATGCCCACGCTGTCTACCGCCGACGAGGCCCGCCGATTTTCGCGTACGGCAAAAAAACTCAAGCGCACCGTTGACGCCCACATAAAAATTGATACCGGTATGGGGCGGCTTGGCGTGTCGCCCAAGCACGCCGCCGAATTGATCGAAACCATCGCCCGCTTGGATAACCTCAACGCCGTCGGTCTTTATTCGCATTTTGCCTCGGCGGAAAGTGATGCCGCATTTTCACGCCATCAACGCGGCCAGTTTAATCGGTTGGTGAAACAACTCGCCGCCGCCGGACACAACTTTGACTACGTTCACATGAACAACAGCGCCGGGCTGCTGCACGAGCCGGATTCTATTTACAATCTCACGCGGCCGGGCCTGCTCGTTTATGGCGTGCTGCCCCATGGTCGGCGCCGCGTAACGGCAACCATGAAACGCAACCTCCGCCCCGCGCTTGCGTGGAAATGCCGTGTGAGCCTTGTCAAAGAAATCGCCAAAGGCACACCGCTCAGCTACGGCCGCAGCTTCGTCGCGCCGCAAAAAATGCGCGTGGCCACGCTCACGATGGGTTATGGTGATGGCTATCTTTGCAGCGTGGCGGGCAACGCGAACGTTTTAGTGGGCGGCAAACTCTGCCCCGTGCTCGGCCGCGTGACAATGGATCAAATGCTGGTTGATGTTTCAAAAATAAAAACCGCCAAGCCCGGCGATGAAGCGGTGCTCATCGGTCGCCAAGGCAAACAGGAAATCACCGCGCACCAACTCGCCGACTGGGCGGGAACAATCCCGTTGGAAGTGCTCACCGGCATCGCCTATCGCGTGCCGCGCGTGTACCGCGGCGGACAGGCGGCTTGA
- a CDS encoding DUF1553 domain-containing protein: MRERPMVLASGSQAHPSKVTGWRDEFVSLRLLIVGACFLAVVANAADRPWHFPTDILPRLTQAGCNAGKCHGAATGQGGFKLSLLGDDPAADHAAITRERGGRRIDFSAPERSLFLRKPSRDLDHKGGQKLRAQSADWKTVRDWIAAGAPFGKTDLRVMKLVVTPAELRHSAQLKVTAQFSDGQTRDVTALALYTTQNDAVATVGKTGRVTIERPGLGAIMIRAAGQVTAARVAVPFAAGSENGFPKPHNFIDEKVFAELQRMRIPVSREASDVVFLRRATLDLSGRLPASAEVRAFIENPNREILINRLIGSEAFVDFWTMKFADLLLLNSKKLGTEPARAYRDWLRAQIKRNTPMDQVARVLLTARGNIIQNAAANFQRQKTDPRDMGEFVSQTLLGIRVACARCHNHPFDRWSQADYHQFAAFFARTRVKGGELVLVERGEVRHPRTEKMMSPSPLGALKTAKADGLDYRPALADWLTRPDNPFFARAMVNRVWREMMGRGIVEPVDDLRVSNPPSNPALLDALAASFVKNKFDLRRLIRDIATSRTYQLSSRAIAANRADTQLFSHAYLKPLPAPVKVDAIAQATGQPDVYAGQPKGTRAMQLLDAQVSSYTLDVFGRCPRTDNCADPTQFGGGLSSALHLINNSALNKKLAPAVATLLKTHRTPNAMLDELFLRTLSRFPNAKERTKCLKHIAEVNGAKEGWHDLLWALLNTREFGFNH, from the coding sequence ATGAGAGAACGGCCAATGGTCCTCGCTTCGGGCTCGCAAGCTCATCCCTCCAAGGTGACGGGCTGGAGGGACGAGTTTGTGAGTCTGCGATTGCTCATTGTCGGAGCGTGTTTTCTGGCTGTCGTCGCCAACGCCGCCGATCGCCCGTGGCATTTTCCCACGGACATTTTGCCGCGCCTCACGCAAGCCGGTTGCAACGCCGGCAAATGCCACGGCGCAGCGACAGGACAGGGCGGCTTCAAACTAAGCCTTTTGGGCGATGACCCAGCCGCCGATCACGCCGCCATTACCCGCGAGCGGGGCGGTCGCCGCATTGATTTTTCCGCACCCGAGCGCAGTCTTTTCCTCCGCAAACCTTCGCGCGATCTCGATCACAAAGGCGGCCAAAAACTCCGTGCCCAATCGGCGGACTGGAAGACGGTGCGCGATTGGATCGCTGCCGGTGCGCCATTTGGTAAAACCGATTTGCGCGTGATGAAGCTGGTTGTCACACCCGCTGAGTTGCGCCATTCCGCGCAGTTAAAAGTCACCGCCCAATTCAGCGATGGCCAAACGCGAGACGTCACTGCGTTGGCGCTTTACACCACCCAAAACGACGCCGTGGCCACGGTGGGCAAAACCGGCCGCGTCACTATCGAACGCCCGGGCCTTGGTGCTATTATGATTCGCGCGGCGGGGCAAGTGACCGCTGCTCGCGTGGCGGTGCCGTTCGCGGCGGGATCGGAAAATGGCTTCCCCAAACCGCATAATTTCATTGATGAAAAAGTGTTTGCCGAATTACAGCGCATGCGCATTCCTGTTTCTCGGGAAGCGAGCGATGTGGTTTTTTTGCGGCGTGCCACGCTTGATTTGTCCGGGCGGCTGCCCGCTTCCGCCGAAGTACGCGCTTTCATTGAAAATCCAAACCGCGAAATACTCATAAACCGCCTCATCGGCAGCGAGGCGTTTGTGGATTTTTGGACGATGAAGTTTGCCGATCTGTTGCTCCTCAATTCAAAAAAACTGGGCACCGAACCCGCGCGCGCCTATCGCGATTGGCTTCGTGCTCAAATCAAACGCAACACGCCGATGGACCAAGTTGCCCGCGTACTGCTCACCGCTCGCGGGAATATCATCCAGAACGCTGCCGCCAATTTTCAGCGGCAGAAAACCGACCCGCGCGATATGGGCGAGTTCGTCAGCCAAACGCTGCTCGGCATTCGCGTCGCTTGTGCGCGTTGCCACAATCATCCTTTCGATCGCTGGTCGCAGGCGGACTATCATCAATTCGCCGCGTTCTTCGCCCGCACTCGCGTGAAGGGCGGCGAGTTGGTGCTCGTGGAACGCGGCGAAGTGCGGCATCCGCGCACGGAAAAAATGATGTCGCCCAGCCCGCTCGGTGCATTAAAAACGGCTAAAGCCGATGGCCTCGATTATCGTCCCGCGTTGGCCGATTGGTTGACGCGTCCGGATAATCCATTCTTTGCCCGTGCGATGGTCAATCGCGTTTGGCGCGAAATGATGGGGCGCGGCATCGTGGAGCCGGTGGATGACTTGCGCGTTTCCAATCCGCCGAGCAATCCTGCGTTGCTTGATGCGTTGGCCGCCAGTTTTGTGAAAAACAAATTCGATCTTCGCCGCCTCATCCGTGACATCGCCACCTCGCGCACTTATCAACTTTCCTCCCGCGCCATCGCCGCTAATCGCGCCGACACGCAACTTTTTTCGCACGCGTATCTCAAGCCGCTTCCCGCGCCGGTCAAGGTCGACGCCATTGCGCAAGCCACCGGTCAACCGGATGTTTACGCGGGACAACCCAAGGGCACGCGCGCGATGCAGTTGCTCGATGCCCAAGTGTCTTCGTACACGCTCGATGTCTTCGGCCGTTGCCCGCGCACCGACAACTGCGCTGACCCCACCCAATTCGGCGGTGGCCTTTCCTCTGCGTTACATTTAATCAACAATTCTGCGCTCAACAAAAAGCTGGCACCGGCGGTTGCCACACTTTTGAAAACCCACCGCACTCCAAACGCAATGTTGGATGAGCTGTTTTTGCGAACGCTTTCCCGTTTTCCAAATGCCAAAGAGCGCACGAAATGCCTCAAACACATCGCTGAAGTCAACGGGGCAAAAGAAGGTTGGCATGACCTGTTGTGGGCGCTGCTGAATACCCGCGAGTTTGGGTTTAACCATTGA
- a CDS encoding DUF1501 domain-containing protein → MKTSHSITRCDGIIRRDFLQLGILSTIGMSVADLLRWQALAAKPKKETSCILIWLDGGPSHIDTFDPKPVAPKEVRGPFGAIPTAIPGVHLSEHLPLTAKAMGDIALVRSLTHELGNHNTGRHYLMTGHRPTPVVAYPSLGSVLAKESGFGRALPPYVIVPQAVEYSQAGYLPGAYGPFAVGGDPSKPDFRVRDLNAPEGVSIDVEARRRNVLTALDDFSREVEEGPATLARDAFYEQAYKLLGSPKAKSAFDLKKESGATRNRYGRKSIGQGCLLARRLVEAGTRFVTVVDRGWDTHVDIARNLPDARFRGSGKLPALDRAYAALLTDLRERGLLDSTLVVLMGEFGRTPKINNRAGRDHWPRAGFVSFAGGGVKGGQVIGATDAHGEVPSDTPVRPEDVAHSMLKLLGVDPHKEYIAPGGRPLKILDKGKMIPGLA, encoded by the coding sequence ATGAAAACGAGCCATTCAATTACGCGCTGCGATGGCATTATTCGCCGGGATTTTTTGCAGCTTGGCATATTGTCCACAATCGGAATGAGCGTGGCGGATTTGTTGCGGTGGCAGGCTTTGGCGGCGAAACCTAAGAAGGAAACGTCGTGCATTCTCATTTGGCTTGATGGCGGGCCGTCGCATATTGATACGTTTGATCCAAAGCCGGTTGCACCGAAGGAAGTGCGCGGACCGTTTGGTGCGATTCCGACGGCCATCCCCGGCGTGCACCTCAGTGAGCATCTGCCGCTGACGGCGAAGGCGATGGGCGACATCGCGTTGGTGCGGTCGTTGACGCACGAGTTGGGCAATCACAACACGGGGCGGCATTATTTGATGACGGGGCATCGGCCAACACCGGTAGTCGCTTATCCGAGCCTCGGCAGTGTGCTGGCGAAGGAATCGGGTTTTGGCCGCGCGCTGCCGCCGTATGTCATTGTGCCGCAGGCGGTTGAGTATTCGCAGGCAGGTTATTTGCCGGGCGCGTATGGGCCGTTTGCGGTGGGCGGTGATCCGTCGAAACCGGACTTTCGCGTGCGCGATCTCAACGCGCCGGAGGGCGTGAGTATCGACGTGGAAGCGCGGCGGCGGAATGTGCTTACGGCGCTGGATGATTTTTCACGTGAGGTGGAGGAAGGCCCGGCGACTTTGGCGCGTGATGCGTTTTATGAACAGGCGTACAAACTGCTCGGCTCGCCAAAGGCTAAGTCGGCGTTTGATTTGAAAAAGGAATCCGGCGCGACGCGCAATCGTTACGGGCGGAAAAGCATCGGGCAAGGTTGTTTGCTGGCGCGGCGATTGGTGGAGGCGGGCACGCGATTTGTGACGGTCGTCGACCGCGGCTGGGACACGCATGTGGACATCGCGCGTAACTTGCCTGATGCGCGGTTTCGTGGCAGCGGTAAACTGCCTGCGTTGGATCGCGCGTACGCTGCGCTGCTCACCGACTTGCGCGAGCGGGGTTTGCTGGACAGCACATTGGTGGTGTTGATGGGCGAATTCGGTCGCACCCCGAAAATCAACAACCGCGCCGGACGCGATCACTGGCCGCGCGCGGGGTTTGTCAGCTTTGCCGGCGGCGGTGTGAAAGGCGGGCAAGTCATCGGCGCCACCGACGCCCACGGCGAAGTGCCGTCCGACACACCGGTGCGGCCAGAGGATGTGGCCCACAGTATGTTGAAACTTTTGGGTGTGGATCCGCACAAGGAATACATCGCGCCCGGCGGTCGACCGCTCAAGATTCTTGATAAAGGCAAAATGATTCCCGGCCTCGCGTGA
- a CDS encoding WD40 repeat domain-containing protein codes for MKFFVSLFLVAFALEAAPVTALRFSPDGNHLLISRPRVIEVRALQADAKPRKIPCAFDKVMAFAFSADGKTLAVAGGTPGEIGGVHLLAWPSGQMRGKWDVFEDVATCVAFGSSGKLAAGSADHSVVIFDLRREGRVVMRFEGHTKATRGLAFAPDGKSLVSVSADRTVKLWDAVTSKLEHSFGNHPRPVHAVAFRPGARPAFCVTASDDNTVRVWQPSIGRMVRIVRGHSGPVFAVAFSAEGRRIFSVGKEGVGRIIDADSDKVLHEWKAHDDWVYALAVGAGGKLATGDWGGEVRVWRMKGDRIFRMD; via the coding sequence GTGAAATTCTTTGTTTCATTATTTCTTGTGGCGTTCGCGCTGGAAGCCGCGCCGGTAACCGCTTTGCGGTTTTCGCCCGATGGTAATCATTTGCTCATCAGCCGTCCGCGCGTCATTGAGGTGCGTGCGCTGCAGGCGGATGCAAAGCCGCGGAAAATTCCCTGCGCGTTTGACAAAGTGATGGCGTTTGCATTCAGTGCCGATGGTAAAACGCTCGCGGTGGCGGGCGGCACACCGGGCGAGATTGGCGGTGTGCATTTGCTTGCCTGGCCATCCGGTCAAATGCGCGGCAAGTGGGATGTGTTTGAAGACGTGGCGACGTGTGTTGCGTTCGGATCTTCCGGGAAACTGGCGGCGGGCAGTGCGGATCATTCGGTGGTGATATTCGATCTGCGCCGCGAGGGCCGCGTGGTGATGCGGTTTGAGGGGCACACGAAAGCGACCCGTGGACTGGCCTTTGCGCCCGATGGTAAATCGCTTGTGAGTGTGAGTGCCGATCGCACGGTGAAATTGTGGGATGCGGTTACGAGTAAACTGGAGCATTCTTTTGGGAATCATCCTAGGCCGGTGCACGCAGTGGCATTTCGGCCCGGGGCGCGGCCGGCGTTTTGCGTGACGGCCAGTGACGACAATACCGTGCGTGTTTGGCAGCCGTCCATCGGCCGGATGGTCCGCATCGTGCGGGGGCACAGTGGGCCGGTTTTTGCGGTGGCGTTTTCGGCGGAGGGTCGCCGGATTTTTTCAGTGGGGAAGGAGGGCGTCGGGCGCATCATTGATGCAGACAGTGACAAAGTGTTGCATGAATGGAAGGCGCACGACGATTGGGTTTACGCGCTGGCGGTGGGGGCGGGAGGTAAACTGGCGACTGGCGATTGGGGGGGGGAAGTCAGGGTTTGGAGGATGAAAGGCGACCGGATTTTTAGGATGGATTGA
- the tsaB gene encoding tRNA (adenosine(37)-N6)-threonylcarbamoyltransferase complex dimerization subunit type 1 TsaB: MKILALEFSSNRRSVAIADGKVVLAHVNTDDVKKPPLAFIDEALKQAELSPAAIETLALSIGPGSYTGIRSAIATAQGWQLARAVNLLPISSTEVLAATARANGQRGETHFIIDAQRHEYYHTTWNLSGESQTEITPLQIIGVVDACELEAHGSEAAGFPSCQSLFPDAAILAQLAVDRSGFQSGETIEPIYLRPIEFTKAPPPRQLD; the protein is encoded by the coding sequence ATGAAGATTCTTGCGCTTGAATTCAGCAGCAACCGCCGCAGCGTCGCCATCGCCGATGGCAAAGTCGTGCTCGCGCACGTGAATACCGATGACGTAAAAAAACCACCACTGGCGTTCATCGACGAAGCATTAAAACAAGCCGAGCTCAGCCCCGCCGCCATCGAGACCCTCGCCCTCAGCATCGGCCCCGGCAGCTACACCGGCATCCGCTCCGCCATCGCCACCGCCCAAGGCTGGCAACTCGCCCGAGCCGTCAACCTACTCCCCATCTCCAGCACTGAAGTTCTCGCCGCCACCGCCCGCGCCAATGGCCAACGCGGCGAAACTCATTTCATCATCGATGCCCAACGCCACGAGTACTACCACACCACTTGGAATCTTTCCGGAGAATCCCAAACCGAAATCACCCCGCTCCAAATCATCGGCGTCGTTGACGCCTGCGAATTGGAAGCCCACGGCTCCGAAGCCGCCGGGTTCCCTTCCTGCCAATCTCTGTTCCCCGACGCCGCCATCCTCGCCCAACTCGCCGTCGACCGCTCCGGTTTCCAATCCGGCGAGACCATCGAACCGATCTACCTCCGCCCCATCGAATTCACCAAAGCCCCACCGCCCAGGCAGCTTGATTGA
- the tsaE gene encoding tRNA (adenosine(37)-N6)-threonylcarbamoyltransferase complex ATPase subunit type 1 TsaE: MATTISTSPEETQALGEAWAAEAKAGWVIGLEGDLGVGKTQLVKGIARGLGITGPVTSPTFTLVCEYESNEGKLPLHHLDFYRLENHEQILAAGLEPYFAPEGITVIEWANRWTGPRPAEYRHVTITQTGETERQIEYEDSCA; this comes from the coding sequence ATGGCTACGACCATCTCAACTAGCCCCGAGGAAACCCAAGCCCTCGGCGAAGCGTGGGCTGCGGAGGCCAAAGCCGGCTGGGTCATTGGCCTCGAAGGCGATCTCGGCGTGGGCAAAACCCAACTCGTCAAAGGCATCGCCCGCGGCCTCGGCATCACCGGGCCCGTCACTTCGCCAACCTTCACCCTCGTTTGCGAATACGAAAGCAACGAAGGCAAACTCCCACTCCATCACCTCGATTTTTATCGGCTGGAAAACCACGAGCAAATTCTTGCCGCCGGATTGGAGCCTTACTTCGCGCCCGAAGGCATCACCGTCATCGAGTGGGCCAATCGCTGGACCGGCCCGCGCCCCGCGGAATACCGCCACGTCACCATCACCCAAACCGGCGAAACCGAGCGCCAGATCGAGTATGAAGATTCTTGCGCTTGA
- a CDS encoding thiamine-monophosphate kinase produces MNETDLITKLTAGLPADGSVHTGPGDDCAVLKFGDQTLLFKTDAIVEGIHFERDTPPEQIGRKALARALSDIAAMAGTPTHALVTLGRCEDHDPEHLMQIYNGLKSLALQHGVNIVGGEITTLPKLTLSISLIGTVEHPVLRTGSQIGDAIFVSGELGGSLADHHLTFQPRLPEAHWLVSNVDVHAMIDLSDGLATDLRHLLNEHIGAELRSTAIPISRAAKLSAKENPSSKTALLATLTDGEDYELLFTVPAKNAVAVLDGWKAQFPDTPLHCIGKITNTPGISLRDEKGARTLSLHGYDHLN; encoded by the coding sequence ATGAACGAAACCGACCTCATCACCAAACTCACCGCCGGATTGCCCGCCGATGGATCTGTGCACACCGGCCCCGGTGATGATTGCGCGGTGCTGAAGTTTGGCGACCAAACGCTGCTGTTCAAAACCGATGCCATCGTCGAAGGCATCCATTTCGAACGCGACACCCCCCCGGAACAAATCGGCCGCAAAGCCCTCGCCCGCGCGCTCTCAGATATTGCCGCCATGGCCGGCACCCCCACCCACGCACTCGTAACTCTCGGTCGTTGTGAGGATCACGACCCCGAACATTTGATGCAAATTTACAATGGCCTCAAATCACTTGCCCTTCAGCACGGCGTTAACATCGTCGGCGGCGAGATCACCACACTGCCTAAACTCACATTATCCATTTCCCTCATCGGCACTGTTGAACATCCCGTACTCCGCACTGGCAGCCAAATTGGCGATGCAATTTTCGTAAGCGGCGAACTGGGCGGATCACTGGCCGACCATCACCTCACCTTCCAACCGCGACTGCCCGAAGCCCATTGGCTGGTTTCCAATGTTGATGTTCATGCGATGATTGACCTGAGTGATGGGCTCGCCACTGATTTGCGGCATTTGCTAAATGAACACATCGGCGCCGAACTGCGCTCAACCGCCATTCCAATTAGCCGAGCTGCTAAATTAAGCGCAAAAGAAAACCCTTCCAGCAAAACCGCCCTGCTTGCCACCCTCACCGATGGCGAAGATTACGAATTGCTCTTCACAGTCCCCGCAAAAAACGCCGTCGCCGTGCTCGATGGCTGGAAGGCGCAATTTCCGGACACTCCACTCCATTGCATCGGAAAAATCACCAACACACCCGGCATCAGCTTGCGCGATGAAAAAGGCGCGCGCACTCTTTCCCTACATGGCTACGACCATCTCAACTAG
- a CDS encoding CPBP family intramembrane metalloprotease, with protein MTPRVPWTPADVLQLLLTWILVVLIGQLAFSALMPHGPIGPEHIEIDGHKTTLTFFEGGTYEAAGGNGKFRYEQAHNQLILEPDTGDAITVEFHGTLRDRIGLLLVNLICLQCGIVVLVFLLLRKTKSRWRTAFGPIGRPAFRLWLEPALFGVGFMLPAFGLHYISQTVLVQLGQEPVVQQAVQMVMATEHPLEVGLQIVSVVIMAPIAEELLFRGILFNTIKHAGYPLAGMFASAALFALVHGSVALMLPLFVMGFALAWVYEKSGSIIAPIVMHATFNAINFTFLKMAPTLVENAR; from the coding sequence GTGACGCCCCGCGTGCCATGGACCCCCGCCGACGTGCTGCAATTATTGCTGACATGGATTCTCGTGGTATTGATCGGCCAACTGGCCTTCAGCGCGCTGATGCCTCACGGGCCAATCGGTCCGGAGCACATCGAAATCGATGGCCACAAAACCACGCTCACATTTTTTGAAGGCGGCACATACGAAGCCGCGGGCGGCAATGGCAAATTCCGGTATGAACAAGCCCACAACCAACTCATCCTCGAGCCTGACACAGGCGACGCCATCACCGTGGAATTCCACGGCACACTGCGCGACCGAATCGGATTGTTGTTGGTAAACCTCATTTGCCTCCAATGCGGCATCGTGGTGCTGGTGTTTCTTTTACTGCGCAAAACCAAAAGCCGCTGGCGCACGGCCTTCGGGCCGATTGGGCGACCGGCATTTCGACTGTGGCTCGAGCCGGCCTTGTTCGGGGTGGGATTTATGTTGCCCGCATTCGGGCTGCATTACATTTCGCAAACCGTGCTGGTGCAACTGGGTCAGGAACCAGTCGTGCAACAAGCCGTGCAAATGGTGATGGCCACCGAGCATCCCCTCGAAGTCGGCCTGCAAATCGTCAGCGTGGTCATTATGGCGCCCATCGCGGAAGAGCTGCTCTTTCGCGGCATTTTGTTCAACACCATCAAACACGCCGGTTACCCGCTCGCGGGAATGTTCGCCAGCGCCGCACTGTTCGCGCTCGTGCACGGTTCCGTGGCGCTGATGCTTCCGCTCTTTGTGATGGGCTTCGCCCTCGCGTGGGTTTATGAAAAATCGGGATCCATCATCGCGCCCATCGTGATGCACGCCACGTTCAACGCCATCAACTTTACCTTTTTGAAAATGGCCCCCACCCTCGTGGAAAACGCCCGATGA
- the rph gene encoding ribonuclease PH, whose translation MSETYTRHDGRAHDALRSIQFQNHIAPHATGSTLIEWGDTRVICGVSIEESVPRWMQAQGVEGGWITAEYSMLPYSTLDRKRRDINKGKLDGRSTEIQRLIGRSLRAALDLKKLGPRTIWIDCDVLQADGGTRTAAITGSFVALSLAINKLVNEGVILEYPIPHPVAAVSVGVVEGEPLLDLCYVEDAAADVDMNLVMTGSGEYIEVQGSGEEATFSGDQLTAMLAHGKKGVDELVRLQKAAIDAA comes from the coding sequence ATGAGTGAAACTTACACCCGCCACGACGGCCGCGCGCACGATGCGCTGCGGTCCATTCAATTTCAAAATCACATTGCCCCGCACGCCACGGGCTCTACGCTGATCGAGTGGGGCGACACCCGCGTGATTTGCGGTGTGAGCATTGAGGAAAGCGTCCCGCGCTGGATGCAGGCACAAGGCGTGGAAGGCGGCTGGATCACGGCCGAGTATTCGATGCTGCCATACTCCACGCTGGATCGCAAACGCCGCGACATCAACAAAGGCAAGCTCGATGGGCGATCCACCGAAATCCAACGCCTCATCGGCCGTTCACTGCGGGCGGCACTCGATTTGAAAAAACTTGGCCCGCGCACCATTTGGATTGATTGCGACGTCCTTCAAGCCGATGGCGGCACGCGCACCGCCGCCATCACTGGCAGCTTTGTGGCGCTCAGTTTAGCGATCAACAAACTCGTGAACGAAGGTGTTATATTGGAATACCCCATCCCGCATCCCGTCGCCGCGGTAAGCGTCGGCGTGGTGGAAGGCGAGCCGCTGCTCGATCTCTGCTACGTGGAAGACGCTGCCGCTGATGTGGACATGAACCTCGTGATGACCGGCTCCGGCGAATACATCGAGGTGCAAGGCAGCGGTGAGGAAGCCACCTTTTCCGGCGATCAATTAACTGCGATGCTCGCCCACGGAAAAAAAGGCGTGGACGAACTCGTGCGACTCCAAAAAGCCGCCATCGATGCAGCTTAG
- a CDS encoding 50S ribosomal protein L11 methyltransferase, translating to MKTAFRQVALATTPEAEAAVGEMMHAVFGFAPSVFTHPEMRVPVVSVYLDEKKSITAVQRQTIAEGMARIEECGLATGDWKLEVKPLRREDWVDSWKRHFQPIRIGEKLLVRPSWRKDKAVKGQAVVVLDPGLSFGTGQHATTKYCLRQLVAQRRSGAQSLLDVGTGSGILAIAGVKLGYRPVRAIDFDSEAVRVARANAKRNRVTRHLEPKVGDVTKLSSRARVKYDVVCANLYYDLLAANAPRLIARVKPDGVLVLAGVLETQFAEVQAAVEGQGMVLKKTTRQGEWRSGVFVHAA from the coding sequence ATGAAAACCGCCTTCAGGCAAGTTGCCCTCGCCACCACGCCCGAAGCCGAAGCTGCGGTGGGGGAAATGATGCACGCGGTGTTCGGCTTTGCGCCCTCGGTGTTTACCCATCCCGAAATGCGCGTGCCGGTAGTGTCGGTTTATTTGGATGAGAAAAAGTCCATCACCGCCGTCCAACGCCAAACCATCGCCGAAGGAATGGCGCGGATTGAAGAATGCGGCTTGGCGACTGGCGATTGGAAATTGGAAGTCAAACCCCTCCGCCGCGAGGATTGGGTGGATTCGTGGAAACGCCATTTCCAACCCATCCGCATTGGTGAAAAACTTTTGGTGCGGCCGAGCTGGCGCAAAGACAAAGCTGTAAAAGGGCAAGCGGTGGTAGTGCTCGATCCCGGCCTCAGCTTTGGTACGGGCCAGCACGCGACTACGAAATATTGCCTGCGCCAACTCGTCGCCCAACGACGAAGTGGCGCGCAAAGTTTACTCGATGTGGGCACCGGCAGCGGCATCCTCGCCATCGCCGGGGTGAAACTCGGCTATCGGCCGGTGCGCGCCATTGACTTTGATTCCGAAGCCGTCCGTGTCGCGCGCGCCAACGCAAAGCGCAATCGCGTGACACGGCACCTCGAACCAAAGGTGGGCGATGTCACAAAACTTTCTTCCCGCGCGCGGGTAAAATACGATGTGGTGTGCGCAAATTTGTATTACGATTTGCTGGCTGCCAACGCCCCTCGGCTCATCGCGCGCGTGAAACCCGATGGCGTGCTGGTATTGGCAGGGGTTTTAGAAACGCAATTCGCCGAAGTGCAAGCCGCCGTGGAAGGGCAGGGGATGGTGCTCAAAAAAACCACGCGCCAAGGTGAGTGGCGGTCGGGTGTGTTCGTTCACGCCGCCTGA
- a CDS encoding transcriptional repressor — MAGHTHPRQNLADLTARLRQRDRRITGPRQVILDVLRREEHPLTAREIHAQLDCDLATVYRSLRLLEEMAMVKRFDFGDGTARFELLGQNDDGHHHHLVCRECSTVVEIGECFRGNLEQRIAQQHGFSSVSHRLEFFGVCPDCQAA; from the coding sequence ATGGCCGGCCATACTCATCCACGGCAAAACCTCGCCGACCTCACTGCGCGCCTCCGCCAGCGGGATCGCCGCATCACCGGGCCGCGTCAGGTGATTTTGGATGTGTTACGTCGCGAAGAGCATCCCTTAACCGCACGAGAAATCCACGCCCAACTCGATTGCGATCTCGCCACCGTTTATCGCTCCCTGCGTTTGCTGGAAGAAATGGCGATGGTAAAACGATTCGATTTTGGCGACGGCACTGCGCGCTTCGAACTCCTCGGCCAAAACGACGACGGCCATCATCATCATCTCGTCTGCCGTGAGTGCAGCACAGTTGTCGAAATCGGCGAATGTTTTCGCGGCAACCTTGAGCAACGCATCGCCCAACAACACGGCTTTAGCAGTGTATCGCACCGGTTAGAATTCTTCGGAGTTTGCCCGGATTGTCAGGCGGCGTGA